A window of Candidatus Vicinibacter proximus contains these coding sequences:
- a CDS encoding transketolase has translation MKTIAELTQIASQVRRDIIRQTWMAKSGHPGGSLGCADFLTALYFNTLNFKLPFSMEGHGEDLFFLSNGHISPLLYSVLSRTGHFEVEELNTFRKLNSRLQGHPATHEHIPGVRVATGSLGQGLSVALGAALGKRLNGDSSLVYVLTGDGELQEGQNWEAIMCAAHYKIDNLIVTVDWNGQQIDGPNDEVISLGDLQGKWHSFGWEVLHMEGNQMEDVVHILEMAKRKLHQGKPVVILMRTIMGFGVDFMMGTHKWHGVAPNDEQAEKALAQLPQTLGDF, from the coding sequence ATGAAGACGATAGCCGAACTAACTCAGATTGCGTCACAAGTCAGACGAGACATCATCAGGCAGACCTGGATGGCGAAAAGCGGACACCCCGGAGGATCGCTTGGCTGTGCGGATTTCTTAACAGCACTTTATTTTAATACCTTAAATTTTAAACTACCATTTAGCATGGAGGGACATGGTGAGGATCTGTTTTTCCTTTCCAATGGCCATATTTCTCCATTATTATACAGCGTGCTTTCGCGCACCGGACATTTTGAAGTGGAAGAATTAAATACATTTAGAAAATTAAATTCCAGACTACAGGGGCATCCAGCCACTCATGAGCATATTCCTGGTGTTCGGGTTGCGACCGGGTCTTTGGGTCAAGGATTAAGCGTTGCCCTTGGTGCTGCCTTAGGTAAAAGATTAAATGGGGATTCCTCTCTAGTTTATGTATTGACAGGTGACGGAGAATTACAAGAAGGTCAAAACTGGGAAGCCATTATGTGCGCCGCTCATTATAAGATAGATAATCTTATTGTAACTGTAGACTGGAATGGTCAGCAGATTGATGGTCCAAATGATGAAGTCATCTCCCTGGGAGATCTTCAAGGAAAATGGCACTCATTCGGATGGGAAGTATTACATATGGAAGGCAATCAAATGGAGGATGTAGTCCACATTTTGGAGATGGCAAAAAGAAAATTGCATCAAGGTAAGCCTGTCGTCATATTGATGAGAACCATTATGGGATTTGGTGTTGATTTTATGATGGGAACTCATAAATGGCATGGTGTGGCTCCGAATGACGAACAAGCAGAAAAAGCACTGGCACAATTACCTCAAACTTTAGGAGATTTTTAG
- a CDS encoding HlyD family efflux transporter periplasmic adaptor subunit, with protein MKNLNYLLLFMSTITSCWQQKESYDATGTFESEEILVSSEIPGKIIQLTLNEGDTIGAGKVAAIMDTVQLQLQIEQLQSSIQALYGKTLNVMPQIKLIKDQLEVQKIQLSSLQKEKIRFENLVKSDAATKKQLDDINSQMDVLKQQMNVSQQQLKVQSNTTGTQNRSILSEQEPLEKRIAVLRDQIKRATIHNPVNGTILTIYAKESEVVLPGKPIYKIADLKNMTLRAYVSGNQLSSIKLGQELSIFTDNGGKKMKEYKGIITWISDKAEFTPKTIHTKEERVNLVYAIKVSVENDGYLKLGMYGEIRLNKQ; from the coding sequence ATGAAGAATCTAAATTATCTGTTATTATTTATGTCGACCATTACTTCATGTTGGCAACAAAAAGAATCTTATGATGCTACCGGGACATTTGAATCTGAAGAAATTTTAGTATCGTCAGAAATTCCTGGAAAAATTATTCAGCTAACATTGAATGAAGGTGATACAATAGGGGCTGGAAAAGTGGCTGCTATTATGGATACAGTTCAGTTGCAATTACAGATTGAACAATTGCAATCCAGTATTCAAGCATTATATGGTAAAACATTGAATGTTATGCCCCAAATTAAACTTATTAAGGATCAGTTGGAGGTTCAAAAAATTCAACTTAGCAGTTTGCAAAAAGAAAAAATACGATTTGAAAATTTGGTAAAATCGGATGCTGCAACTAAAAAACAATTGGATGACATTAATTCACAAATGGATGTTTTGAAGCAACAAATGAATGTAAGTCAACAACAGTTAAAAGTCCAATCCAATACGACAGGAACCCAGAACCGCAGTATACTTAGTGAACAAGAGCCTTTGGAAAAGCGAATAGCGGTGTTAAGAGATCAAATAAAACGAGCTACAATCCACAATCCTGTAAATGGAACCATACTTACTATTTATGCCAAAGAATCAGAGGTAGTATTACCAGGAAAACCAATATATAAAATTGCAGACTTGAAAAACATGACTTTAAGGGCTTATGTTAGTGGTAATCAACTAAGCAGTATTAAATTAGGTCAGGAGCTTTCAATTTTTACGGATAATGGTGGGAAAAAGATGAAAGAATACAAAGGAATTATTACTTGGATTAGTGATAAAGCAGAGTTCACTCCAAAGACCATCCATACTAAAGAAGAAAGGGTTAACCTTGTGTACGCAATTAAAGTATCGGTAGAAAATGATGGTTATCTCAAACTAGGGATGTACGGTGAGATACGATTAAATAAACAGTAA
- a CDS encoding TolC family protein, with protein MNLIKYSFLNLFLGIILIPSLCAQDSLTLEQLNEMAIGYFPLSKQRNLINEGTILQNSILQSTFLPQANIYAQAGWQSEVTELPIKIPGVPINTLSKDQYRIQLELTQLLYDGGLTRNQKKLNILNSATEQQKLSVEQYKIKEKILMLVVQIHSLDAFNNQTVLLQEDLRQAINKTEAQVSQGVAFKSALYSLQAEYIRSLQKQTEILSSRTTLYKTLSILSGKSISEQTKLILPSPSEIKFSNKNQRPELTLFEDQKNALNQQYVLNRIRISPKFSAFAQGGYGRPGLNFLNNEFDPFFIGGLKAFWNPSLLYNLKKEKQMIQINKGIVELQKENFLLNNNILLSQTENELLRIKNLIKADEELIVLRQKIKSSAAAQLDQGVITSVDYIRELNAEDLAKQNLIIHQLQYLQSLIQYKYTLGQ; from the coding sequence ATGAATTTGATAAAATACTCATTTTTAAATTTGTTTCTTGGGATCATTTTAATTCCTTCACTTTGCGCTCAGGATTCCCTCACTCTTGAGCAACTGAATGAAATGGCTATCGGGTACTTTCCATTGTCTAAGCAAAGAAATTTAATTAATGAAGGTACAATACTACAAAATAGCATTCTCCAATCTACATTCCTGCCCCAGGCAAATATCTACGCACAGGCCGGATGGCAATCTGAGGTTACCGAACTACCGATTAAAATCCCAGGAGTGCCAATTAATACGCTCTCTAAAGACCAGTATCGGATACAACTTGAGCTTACACAGTTGTTATACGATGGTGGATTGACCAGGAATCAAAAAAAACTAAACATACTTAATTCGGCAACAGAACAGCAGAAGTTATCCGTAGAACAATACAAGATTAAAGAAAAGATTCTTATGTTGGTGGTACAAATCCACTCACTCGATGCTTTCAATAATCAAACGGTTTTGTTACAGGAAGATCTAAGGCAGGCAATTAATAAAACGGAAGCACAGGTAAGCCAAGGCGTAGCATTTAAATCCGCATTATACAGTTTACAGGCTGAATACATCCGCTCTTTACAAAAGCAAACCGAAATACTAAGTTCGCGTACAACATTATATAAAACGCTTTCAATTTTATCAGGTAAGTCTATATCAGAACAAACAAAATTAATTCTCCCATCTCCAAGTGAAATTAAATTTTCAAATAAAAATCAAAGACCGGAATTGACATTGTTTGAAGACCAAAAAAATGCCTTAAATCAGCAATATGTGTTAAATAGAATCAGAATATCACCCAAGTTTTCTGCATTTGCTCAAGGCGGTTACGGCCGTCCAGGACTTAATTTTCTTAATAATGAATTTGATCCTTTTTTTATTGGTGGATTAAAAGCATTTTGGAATCCTTCCTTATTATATAATTTAAAAAAGGAAAAACAAATGATTCAAATTAACAAAGGAATAGTTGAGTTGCAAAAGGAAAACTTTCTCTTAAATAATAATATACTATTAAGTCAAACAGAAAACGAACTTTTGAGAATAAAAAATTTAATTAAAGCCGATGAAGAACTAATTGTACTGAGACAAAAAATTAAATCTTCTGCAGCGGCTCAATTGGACCAAGGTGTAATAACCAGTGTAGATTATATTAGAGAACTAAACGCTGAAGATTTGGCAAAACAAAATTTAATTATTCACCAATTACAATACCTACAGTCTTTAATCCAATACAAATATACTTTAGGACAATAA
- a CDS encoding TetR/AcrR family transcriptional regulator, protein MVKAGKEDSTRDKILDAARKVMTRKGLAGARMQDIADEAGINKALVHYYFRNKESLFELIFKEAFILLIPKINEIFKGSSVDFFDKIRAFTEAYIEMALKNPFIPMFVLNEVNTNPDAFNNGLLTQLKNLPFNEFYKEIDSAVQKKLIRPIHPPQLMMHILGMCVFPFLAKPMFKKFLNLNDKEFTTLLEMRKVEVADFVIQSLKI, encoded by the coding sequence ATGGTTAAAGCAGGAAAAGAAGATAGTACGCGCGATAAAATACTGGATGCAGCCCGTAAGGTCATGACTCGGAAGGGGCTTGCAGGGGCCAGAATGCAGGACATTGCTGATGAGGCTGGAATCAATAAAGCCCTTGTTCATTATTATTTTCGAAATAAAGAGTCTTTGTTTGAATTAATTTTTAAAGAAGCCTTTATCCTCTTAATCCCCAAAATAAATGAGATATTTAAAGGATCGTCGGTTGATTTTTTTGATAAAATACGGGCGTTTACGGAAGCATACATAGAAATGGCCCTAAAAAATCCCTTTATTCCGATGTTTGTCCTGAATGAGGTAAACACCAATCCTGATGCTTTTAACAATGGACTTTTAACTCAATTGAAAAACTTACCTTTTAATGAATTCTATAAGGAAATAGATTCTGCTGTGCAAAAAAAATTAATCAGACCCATCCATCCGCCTCAATTGATGATGCATATTTTGGGAATGTGTGTATTTCCTTTTCTTGCCAAACCCATGTTTAAAAAATTTCTGAATCTCAACGATAAAGAATTTACTACCCTCTTGGAAATGCGAAAAGTGGAAGTGGCTGATTTTGTAATTCAATCTCTAAAGATTTAA
- a CDS encoding amidohydrolase family protein, whose translation MNNKTFIMVISRLILFSNIFVVLFLDLIHAQVPAALPKGEMAFYNTRIHTGKGEIIDKGVMIIKNGKITYVGNDRAKLKLVEHSIDLQSKEIYPGFIAANTTLGLEEISAVKATQDSRELGSLNPNLRALIAYNTDSKVIPTIRSNGILLAQITPAGGMISGQSSIVQLDAWNWEDATYSADEGIWLNWPNHFSSGGWWGEPQKSTANENYLKEVESLINYFSKAKAYQKPNSGEINLAFESMQGLWNKDKKLFIRVNHAKAIMQSVLFCEKFGIKPVIVGGDDAWKITDFLKSRSISIILGRLHSLPTREDEHVLQSYMNPSILKKAGILFALSDEGFWQQRNLAFQAGQAVSAGLSQEDALASITSSVAEILGISDRVGSIEVGKDATFFVSAGDALDIKSQNIIMAFIQGKEVDLDNLHKQLYRKFTEKYKNQ comes from the coding sequence ATGAATAATAAAACATTTATTATGGTAATTTCCAGGTTGATACTCTTTTCAAATATTTTTGTTGTATTGTTCTTGGATTTAATTCATGCCCAAGTTCCAGCCGCTCTTCCTAAGGGTGAGATGGCATTTTACAATACCCGGATTCATACAGGAAAAGGAGAAATTATTGACAAAGGGGTGATGATTATTAAAAATGGAAAAATCACCTATGTAGGCAATGACAGGGCAAAACTCAAGTTAGTTGAGCATTCAATTGATCTTCAGTCCAAAGAAATTTATCCTGGTTTCATTGCTGCAAATACCACTCTTGGCCTTGAGGAAATATCTGCGGTTAAAGCCACTCAGGACAGTCGTGAATTGGGAAGTTTAAATCCCAATTTAAGAGCATTGATTGCATATAATACAGATTCCAAAGTAATACCAACCATTAGGTCAAATGGTATTTTGTTGGCACAAATAACACCTGCAGGTGGAATGATTTCAGGACAATCTTCAATTGTGCAATTAGATGCCTGGAATTGGGAAGACGCAACTTATTCAGCGGATGAAGGAATTTGGTTGAATTGGCCGAATCATTTTTCAAGTGGAGGCTGGTGGGGAGAACCACAAAAATCTACTGCGAATGAAAATTATTTAAAAGAAGTAGAGTCCCTAATTAATTATTTTTCCAAGGCAAAGGCTTATCAAAAACCAAACAGTGGAGAGATAAATTTGGCCTTTGAATCCATGCAAGGGTTATGGAACAAGGATAAGAAATTATTTATTCGGGTTAATCATGCTAAGGCAATAATGCAATCAGTATTGTTTTGTGAAAAATTTGGGATCAAACCAGTAATTGTGGGCGGGGATGATGCTTGGAAAATCACTGACTTCTTAAAGAGCAGAAGTATTTCCATTATTCTTGGTAGATTGCATAGTTTGCCAACCCGGGAAGATGAGCATGTACTTCAGTCTTACATGAATCCATCTATATTAAAGAAAGCGGGTATTTTGTTTGCTTTAAGTGATGAAGGATTTTGGCAGCAACGCAATCTGGCTTTTCAAGCCGGACAGGCAGTTTCAGCAGGGTTGTCTCAAGAAGATGCGCTTGCTTCTATAACATCTTCAGTTGCTGAGATTCTAGGTATATCAGACCGAGTTGGAAGTATTGAAGTTGGGAAAGACGCTACATTTTTTGTGTCGGCAGGTGATGCGCTAGACATTAAAAGTCAAAATATTATCATGGCTTTTATTCAAGGTAAGGAAGTAGATCTGGATAATTTGCACAAACAATTGTATAGAAAATTTACTGAGAAGTATAAAAATCAATAA
- a CDS encoding cystathionine gamma-synthase, producing the protein MKFATKLIHAGVHPDPSTGAIMTPIFQTSTYVQDGPGNHKGYEYARTQNPTRTALQENLAALENGTDAVCFGSGLAAMDAIIKLLKSGDGVIASNDMYGGSFRLLEKIFKPFGISNKLVPMQDPKYLEAALEENTKLIWVETPTNPLLNIVDIKAICQIAKQRNILVCVDNTFASPYLQNPLDLGADLVLHSATKYLGGHSDVVHGAVITKDKTLAERLYFIQNASGAVPGPMDCFLILRGIKTLHVRVQRACENARKIAEFLVSHPKVNRVLYPGFTNHPGHEVARSQMRDFGAMVSFDLKNTDLEVTMNVLSRTKLFSCAESLGGVESLIGHPASMTHASLPKEERLKSGLTDSLMRLSVGIEDVEDLIEDLRQALS; encoded by the coding sequence ATGAAATTTGCAACTAAGCTTATCCACGCAGGCGTGCATCCGGATCCTTCAACGGGAGCCATTATGACCCCTATTTTCCAGACTTCCACTTATGTACAAGATGGTCCCGGCAATCACAAAGGGTATGAATATGCCAGAACACAGAATCCAACCCGAACAGCCCTTCAGGAAAACCTGGCAGCACTTGAAAATGGCACAGATGCTGTATGTTTCGGTAGTGGACTTGCTGCGATGGATGCCATAATCAAATTGCTTAAATCCGGAGATGGCGTAATTGCCAGTAACGATATGTACGGCGGCTCCTTCAGATTGTTGGAAAAAATTTTCAAACCATTTGGCATTTCCAATAAACTTGTCCCCATGCAGGATCCTAAATATTTAGAAGCTGCATTGGAAGAAAATACAAAATTGATTTGGGTTGAAACACCCACCAACCCTTTACTGAACATAGTAGACATAAAAGCCATTTGTCAGATTGCCAAACAGCGCAACATTTTGGTTTGCGTAGACAATACCTTTGCTTCCCCATACCTACAGAATCCACTTGACCTTGGAGCAGATTTAGTACTCCATTCTGCTACGAAGTATTTGGGTGGTCATAGTGATGTTGTACATGGAGCGGTTATTACAAAAGATAAAACCTTAGCGGAGAGATTGTATTTCATTCAAAATGCAAGTGGTGCAGTACCTGGACCAATGGATTGTTTTCTGATCCTCAGAGGAATTAAAACCCTTCATGTCAGGGTTCAAAGAGCTTGTGAAAATGCACGAAAAATTGCTGAATTTCTTGTTTCACATCCCAAAGTGAACAGAGTTTTATATCCGGGATTCACCAACCACCCAGGGCATGAAGTTGCAAGAAGTCAAATGCGGGATTTTGGCGCGATGGTTTCATTTGATCTGAAAAATACAGACCTGGAGGTGACCATGAATGTACTTTCCAGAACAAAACTTTTTTCTTGTGCCGAATCACTGGGCGGGGTTGAATCCCTTATTGGGCATCCGGCTTCTATGACTCATGCCTCTTTACCAAAAGAAGAAAGATTGAAATCAGGCCTTACTGATTCGTTAATGCGCCTAAGTGTAGGCATTGAAGATGTGGAAGATTTAATCGAAGACCTGCGGCAAGCTTTGTCCTAA
- a CDS encoding transketolase family protein, whose translation MNTWDKYQSIVKKATRNGFGDGLLEAAKMNPKVIALCADLAGSLKMDLFEKEFPERFIQVGIAEANMMGMAAGLATTGLIPYTGTFANFSTGRVFDQIRQSIAYSEKNVKIAASHAGLTLGEDGATHQILEDIGLMKMLPGMTVINPADYAQTKAATQAIADYKGPVYLRFGRPDWPVFLENEKFEIGKALKLKDGKDVTVIATGHLLWNALEAVRQLEGEGIDCELLNIHTIKPLDNEAILNSVRKTGRVVSCEEHQRNGGLGDSIAQLLSMNFPAPQEYVAVNDSFGESGKPMELMEKYGLGIKDVIEKIRKVLSR comes from the coding sequence ATGAACACCTGGGATAAATATCAAAGCATTGTAAAAAAAGCCACCAGAAATGGTTTTGGAGACGGATTACTTGAAGCTGCAAAAATGAATCCTAAAGTGATTGCATTATGCGCTGACCTTGCCGGATCTTTAAAGATGGATCTGTTTGAAAAAGAATTTCCTGAGCGATTTATCCAAGTTGGAATTGCAGAAGCAAACATGATGGGTATGGCTGCTGGATTGGCCACCACTGGTTTGATTCCTTATACCGGAACTTTTGCTAACTTTTCCACTGGAAGAGTATTTGACCAGATTAGACAGTCTATAGCCTATTCGGAAAAAAATGTAAAAATTGCAGCTTCACATGCCGGACTTACCTTAGGAGAGGATGGAGCAACACATCAGATTCTGGAAGATATAGGATTGATGAAGATGCTACCGGGTATGACTGTTATCAATCCTGCCGATTATGCCCAAACCAAAGCCGCTACCCAAGCTATTGCAGATTATAAAGGTCCGGTATATCTTAGGTTTGGGAGACCTGACTGGCCAGTTTTTTTGGAAAATGAGAAGTTTGAAATAGGTAAAGCCCTCAAGCTTAAAGATGGTAAGGATGTTACCGTTATCGCTACCGGCCATCTTCTATGGAATGCATTAGAAGCCGTACGACAACTTGAAGGTGAAGGCATTGACTGTGAATTATTAAATATTCACACCATAAAGCCGCTTGACAATGAAGCAATACTTAATTCGGTTAGAAAGACCGGTAGGGTTGTAAGTTGTGAAGAACATCAACGCAATGGCGGCTTGGGCGACAGCATTGCACAATTATTAAGTATGAACTTTCCGGCACCTCAGGAATATGTTGCAGTAAATGATTCTTTTGGTGAAAGTGGTAAACCCATGGAGCTGATGGAAAAGTATGGCCTTGGCATCAAAGACGTAATTGAAAAAATCAGAAAAGTCCTGAGCAGGTAA
- a CDS encoding amidohydrolase family protein produces the protein MKVLFNLCLFLFLWSAIHFIQAQVSFPVNGIREPDQTCFLLRQATVHPEPGTQVEMTDLIIRNGKIEAIGKDLNPPKDAVIKDYKNMHIYPSLIDLYSDYGMPEPKKVNTTNTMVSSKEGAFSWNEAMRPEIKASELFTVKSEQAQKLRELGFGMVNTHYPDGISRGSSSLVFLGSENEHEMILKSEVAHQLTLNKGLSSQDYPGSLMGCLALLRQTYLDAACYDRIIKPKEVNLSLEAWIRNGSLLQIFAANDKFDILRIDKLAKEFNQNFIIKSNGDEYQRIEEVKKTNAKLIIPLRFPPLFEVEDPFDAEQIDLADLKHWELAPYNASILEKNNVEFSFTTNGLKDYKEFLPNLRKAVKLGLSKNKALAALTIIPAKWMGMEKVIGSLASGKWANLLITNGDLFEEKTQIYENWVKGQSYLVKRFEPENYSGNYKIQLGSKTYDLLLVKKEDKYDCNILSKDSTKLSLQVRIEGRYLNGKFVDENKQVYLFCATEQLGIFNGHIIGSDGVVQNLQMKLNEDLGKEFKLESKENATSLTDTFSAVTFPFMAYGWTEKPKQKKYLIKNATLWTCEKDGNLSNTDLLIENGKIKKIAKNISDATAIIIDGTGKHVTPGIIDEHSHIAISRGVNECTEASTAEVRIGDVINPDDINIFRQLSGGVTTSQLLHGSCNPIGGQSAIIKLRWGSSPEEMKFEGADPFIKFALGENVKRSGGNNNQRFPDSRMGVEQVYIDYFTRAKAYSEEIEKLGADHVRRNLDLETLAEILNKKRFITCHSYVQSEINMLMHVAEKFNFKVNTFTHILEGYKVADKMKKHGVGAASFSDWWAYKFEVYEAIPYNGAILHSQGVTTAFNSDDAEMARRLNQESAKAIKYGNLTETEALKFVTLNPAKLLHLDHRVGSLKEGKDADVVVWNGSPMSVYSLVEKTFVDGIKYYDKEELSNKQESIQKERARIIQKMLQQKFSGTIPTSYRSPIKKLYHCDSVEGEEIDFSNGLNSNHHE, from the coding sequence ATGAAGGTCCTCTTTAATCTATGTCTTTTTTTATTTCTGTGGTCTGCAATTCATTTCATCCAGGCACAGGTAAGTTTTCCGGTTAATGGTATCCGTGAACCTGACCAAACTTGCTTTTTACTGAGACAAGCTACTGTCCATCCGGAACCCGGTACTCAGGTGGAGATGACCGATCTGATCATAAGAAATGGCAAAATCGAAGCAATTGGTAAAGATCTCAACCCTCCAAAAGATGCAGTTATTAAAGACTATAAAAATATGCATATATATCCTTCTCTGATTGATCTATATAGTGATTATGGAATGCCTGAACCTAAAAAGGTAAATACCACTAATACTATGGTCAGCAGTAAAGAAGGTGCATTTTCCTGGAATGAAGCCATGAGACCTGAAATTAAAGCAAGTGAATTATTTACAGTGAAATCAGAACAAGCTCAGAAACTTAGAGAATTGGGATTCGGGATGGTGAACACACATTATCCGGATGGAATTTCGAGGGGTAGCTCCAGCCTTGTTTTTTTGGGGTCTGAAAATGAGCATGAGATGATACTTAAATCAGAAGTTGCACATCAGTTGACTTTGAACAAGGGTTTATCTTCTCAGGACTATCCGGGCTCTTTAATGGGATGTTTGGCATTGCTTCGCCAAACCTATCTGGATGCAGCATGCTATGATAGAATTATCAAACCTAAGGAAGTCAACCTTTCTTTGGAAGCATGGATACGGAATGGATCACTGCTACAGATTTTTGCAGCGAATGATAAATTTGATATTTTGAGAATTGACAAACTTGCAAAAGAATTTAATCAGAACTTTATCATCAAATCCAATGGCGACGAGTATCAGCGCATTGAGGAAGTGAAGAAAACAAATGCTAAACTAATCATTCCTTTAAGATTTCCACCATTGTTTGAGGTTGAAGATCCATTTGATGCAGAACAGATTGATCTGGCAGATTTAAAACATTGGGAGCTCGCTCCTTACAATGCGTCAATCCTCGAAAAAAATAATGTAGAATTTAGTTTTACTACAAATGGACTTAAAGATTATAAAGAATTTTTACCTAATTTACGTAAAGCTGTTAAACTTGGATTGAGTAAGAATAAAGCATTGGCTGCATTGACCATAATTCCTGCAAAATGGATGGGCATGGAAAAAGTAATCGGAAGTCTCGCATCAGGGAAATGGGCAAATCTTCTGATTACTAATGGCGATTTATTTGAAGAAAAAACACAGATTTATGAAAATTGGGTGAAAGGCCAATCTTATTTGGTGAAAAGATTTGAGCCAGAAAATTATAGTGGTAACTATAAGATCCAACTTGGAAGTAAAACCTATGATCTGTTGTTGGTAAAAAAGGAGGACAAATATGATTGTAACATTCTTTCAAAGGATTCAACAAAACTTAGTCTACAAGTTAGAATTGAAGGCCGATATCTGAACGGAAAATTTGTGGATGAAAACAAACAAGTTTATCTGTTTTGTGCTACTGAACAGCTAGGTATTTTCAATGGACACATCATTGGATCTGATGGAGTTGTCCAAAACTTACAAATGAAATTGAATGAAGATTTGGGAAAAGAATTCAAATTGGAATCCAAAGAAAACGCAACCTCATTAACAGATACCTTTTCAGCGGTTACTTTTCCTTTTATGGCCTATGGCTGGACAGAGAAACCGAAACAAAAAAAGTACTTGATTAAGAATGCCACTCTGTGGACTTGTGAAAAGGATGGCAATCTTAGCAATACAGATTTATTGATTGAAAATGGAAAGATCAAGAAAATTGCAAAGAACATATCAGATGCCACTGCAATCATCATAGATGGTACTGGAAAACATGTGACACCGGGGATTATTGACGAACATAGTCACATTGCAATTTCACGGGGTGTAAATGAATGTACGGAGGCATCTACAGCAGAAGTAAGAATCGGGGATGTAATTAATCCAGACGACATTAATATTTTTCGCCAACTTTCAGGTGGTGTTACCACTTCCCAATTATTGCATGGATCCTGCAATCCTATTGGTGGACAATCAGCAATCATAAAGTTGAGATGGGGTTCTTCTCCTGAAGAAATGAAATTTGAGGGTGCAGATCCATTTATCAAATTTGCTTTGGGTGAAAACGTGAAGCGATCAGGAGGTAATAACAACCAGAGATTTCCTGACTCAAGGATGGGTGTAGAACAAGTATATATCGACTACTTTACACGTGCAAAAGCATATAGTGAGGAGATTGAAAAATTGGGTGCTGACCATGTGAGAAGAAATCTTGACTTGGAAACGCTTGCAGAAATATTGAATAAAAAGAGATTTATCACTTGTCATTCATACGTTCAATCCGAAATAAATATGCTGATGCATGTAGCCGAGAAATTTAATTTCAAGGTAAATACCTTCACACATATTTTAGAGGGGTATAAAGTTGCAGATAAAATGAAAAAGCATGGAGTAGGAGCAGCTTCGTTTTCTGATTGGTGGGCGTATAAATTTGAAGTATATGAAGCAATTCCTTATAATGGTGCAATTCTGCATAGTCAAGGAGTTACTACTGCGTTTAATAGCGATGACGCAGAGATGGCCAGAAGATTGAATCAGGAATCTGCCAAAGCCATTAAATATGGTAATCTGACAGAAACTGAAGCCTTGAAGTTTGTAACTTTGAATCCTGCTAAATTGTTACATCTTGATCATAGGGTTGGCAGTTTGAAAGAAGGAAAGGATGCTGATGTTGTAGTTTGGAACGGAAGTCCAATGTCGGTCTATTCTTTGGTTGAAAAAACATTTGTCGATGGTATAAAATATTATGACAAAGAGGAACTATCCAACAAACAAGAATCCATTCAAAAAGAAAGAGCGCGCATCATTCAGAAAATGTTGCAACAGAAGTTCTCCGGTACAATTCCAACTTCATATCGGTCTCCAATCAAGAAATTATACCACTGCGATTCGGTTGAAGGAGAAGAAATTGATTTTTCCAATGGTTTAAATTCAAATCATCATGAATAA